The sequence CATGGTCATGATGGTGTTATCTGGTACGCCAGCATCGCGCGGGCCTTTGCGCGCCGCGTAGATGCTTACCCCTGGCAGCGCATTCAAATAGACTTCAACCGCGCGGGAAAAATCTAAATGGTCCCAGATCTTATCTTGGGCTGCTTGACTCGGTATGCCCTTGGTAAAGTTCAGAGTGCCAAGGCGTGTTTCCACTTGCTCCGGCGTGGTGATATCCGATGGTATGGGGGTGGTCATTTTCATATTTGGCGACGGTTGAGCCCAAGCCTGAGACAAATAACAGGTCGCTATTGCACTGAATAAAATAAATTGGTACGACTTCGTTTTCATGCGCAATCCTTGCTTTTTATGTGGTCTTGTCGCTCGAGATTTTTTGGCTGGTAATATATTAATTAACGGGCAACGCCTGAGCGCCGCCCGTCACAATCAGCCTATCAATTCGAGTTACTTAACCAGCTCAATCTCACTTGGGCGCCAGGTTTTGTTGATCCAAGGCTCCAGTGGGCCGTACATGCGCAGGATCACAAACCAGCTCTTGCCTGGCACTGTGGCTAGCCAGTTGTTCTCTTTGCCTGCGGGTGCCTTAGGTCCGAAATAGAGATCGTAAGAACCATCCGCATTCTTTTCGATACCTTTATCCTGACTGCCGACAGTCGGAAATGCTTGGCTAGTCTGCAGCATGGAGCGGGTTTGGGTGTCATAAATAGTGACCGCCCAAAAATCGTTTACTGGCACATTAGGTGGCAGATGTACCTTGTAGGTTTTAGCACCGTCGAATGCCTTTTTATCAGCATCGAGATTGGCTAGCGCATAATCCGAGCCCGCACCCACGTGGCTGGTAGCCATGGCTGGCGTCACACCACCGGCGTTAAAATAGAACAGCACCCGCGCATCTAGGCCCATAGTGCTATCCGCCTCGAAGGAGGTGTTGTGGTTGGCAAAGGCCGTGGTCCAAGAGCTCTTGGTATCGGGATAGATAAATACGCCATCGATTCGTGGCTGATAAGTGATAGCGCGGGCGGTGGCGTTGCCGATAGTGCCCGCTTCAAGCAGTAACTTTTTCATGCGCGCATCGGGTGCGAATGGCTGGCCTTTGACTATGCCAATGGAGGCAAGATTACCGCGCACCTCAGGGTCGATGGCGTCAATAGGCTCGCGCTGAATCATGTCATTGAGGATTTCAAAATAACCGAGATCATTGGGGAACACAGTATTGAATGCCTTGCCAGACATATTAACGAATTCGGTAGCTGCCGGTTTGGCCGCATCTTTCAGCGGATATATTTTCAGCCCAGATTCTATGTTTTTCACTGCAGGATCTAAGCCATCAGCAATCGAGCCGCGCAGGAATAGGAAGTTACGGTTGGTCTTGGGCTTTAGCACAAAGTAGCCGTCCGGCACCTCGCCGGTGTAACCCGGTGGCAACACCAGATACTTACCGCCCTTGCCTTTGTCAGGCCCGGTTACGCCCA comes from Oceanisphaera profunda and encodes:
- a CDS encoding DUF1254 domain-containing protein, producing the protein MKLRPIPLCFAVIALLAQSASAQVSKAELQAISIPDSVATPLGELKFFDGVPTDATIDTLYDNLDRSRAVAAYLDNMGGVSIQSVLDGLGRAGADASNKIALFGALMDSQSLVVTANTSTLYAYAGTDLAKDGPTVIEIPPGMLGFLDDGWQRFVGDMGVTGPDKGKGGKYLVLPPGYTGEVPDGYFVLKPKTNRNFLFLRGSIADGLDPAVKNIESGLKIYPLKDAAKPAATEFVNMSGKAFNTVFPNDLGYFEILNDMIQREPIDAIDPEVRGNLASIGIVKGQPFAPDARMKKLLLEAGTIGNATARAITYQPRIDGVFIYPDTKSSWTTAFANHNTSFEADSTMGLDARVLFYFNAGGVTPAMATSHVGAGSDYALANLDADKKAFDGAKTYKVHLPPNVPVNDFWAVTIYDTQTRSMLQTSQAFPTVGSQDKGIEKNADGSYDLYFGPKAPAGKENNWLATVPGKSWFVILRMYGPLEPWINKTWRPSEIELVK